In the genome of Rhodamnia argentea isolate NSW1041297 chromosome 3, ASM2092103v1, whole genome shotgun sequence, one region contains:
- the LOC115731609 gene encoding beta-amyrin 6-beta-monooxygenase-like isoform X3 produces MDFYTQLFLYLSILYISLYLLFLVFRTKPSAPNLPPGKKGWPIIGESLAFVGAAKSGCPEKFINDRTAKYSPEVFRTSLLGEDMAVFCGASGNKFLFSGQNKYITTWWPTSMKKVAIFPETMEKFNKDDPKKMRSFLPEFLKPEALQCYIPIMDSMTKDHLESDWSPYKEVKVFPLTKNYTFALACRLFMNIKDPKIVSKFADPFARIAPGLTSVPINIPGTPFNKAVEGGKVIRQELLNIIRQRKQEISEGKDANARDLLSRLLTEADDDGSVYYEMDVSNKIIGLLIASHDTTSTTITVIVNYLASLPHIYEKVYEEQMEIAKSKAPGELLNWDDIQKMKYSWNVACESMRLTPPAQGSFREAITDFTFAGYTIPKGWKTFWTVYTTHKNPKYFPDPENFDPSRFEGNGPAPFTYVPFGGGPRMCPGKEYARLEVLIFMHNLVTKFKIEKVIPNEKIIYNPSPVPANGLLIRLQPRN; encoded by the exons atggatttCTATACCCAGCTGTTTCTTTACCTCTCCATCCTCTACATCTCTCTTTACCTTCTCTTCCTCGTCTTCCGAACGAAGCCCTCCGCTCCTAACCTGCCGCCTGGCAAAAAGGGATGGCCCATCATCGGCGAGTCCCTAGCTTTCGTCGGCGCAGCGAAGAGCGGCTGCCCCGAAAAGTTCATAAACGACCGCACAGCCAAGTACTCGCCGGAGGTCTTCCGTACCTCGCTGCTCGGTGAAGACATGGCCGTGTTCTGCGGCGCCTCTGGCAACAAGTTCTTGTTCTCCGGCCAGAACAAGTACATCACCACCTGGTGGCCAACCTCCATGAAGAAGGTCGCCATCTTCCCCGAAACCATGGAGAAGTTCAACAAGGATGACCCCAAGAAAATGCGCAGCTTCTTGCCGGAGTTTTTGAAACCAGAGGCTCTCCAGTGTTACATACCTATCATGGACTCCATGACTAAGGATCACTTGGAGAGTGACTGGTCTCCTTATAAGGAAGTGAAGGTGTTTCCTTTGACAAAGAACTACACCTTCGCCTTGGCGTGTCGCTTGTTCATGAACATTAAGGACCCTAAGATCGTGTCGAAATTCGCCGACCCATTTGCTCGTATTGCTCCGGGATTAACTTCGGTGCCTATCAATATTCCCGGCACGCCATTCAACAAAGCAGTTGAAGGAGGAAAAGTAATAAGGCAAGAGCTCCTCAACATTATTAGACAAAGGAAGCAGGAGATTTCGGAGGGAAAAGATGCGAACGCGAGGGACTTGTTGTCTCGATTGCTAACCGAAGCTGATGATGATGGTAGTGTTTATTATGAAATGGATGTGTCCAACAAGATCATTGGACTGCTCATTGCAAGTCATGACACCACCAGTACAACTATCACAGTAATAGTAAACTATCTAGCTTCGCTGCCCCATATCTATGAGAAAGTTTACGAAG AGCAAATGGAGATCGCAAAGTCTAAAGCTCCCGGTGAATTACTGAACTGGGATGATATTCAGAAAATGAAGTATTCTTGGAATGTCGCATGTGAGTCAATGAGGCTAACTCCACCTGCACAAGGGTCATTTAGAGAGGCAATTACTGACTTTACTTTTGCCGGTTACACAATTCCAAAGGGATGGAAG ACATTTTGGACGGTTTATACGACTCACAAGAACCCCAAGTACTTCCCCGATCCCGAGAATTTTGATCCCTCGAGATTCGAAGGAAATGGACCTGCACCTTTCACCTACGTGCCCTTTGGAGGAGGACCTCGCATGTGCCCTGGAAAAGAGTATGCTCGGCTCGAAGTACTCATTTTCATGCACAATCTCGTgaccaaattcaaaattgagaAGGTCATTCCGAATGAAAAGATCATCTACAATCCCTCGCCCGTCCCTGCCAATGGTCTTCTCATTCGCCTCCAACCCCGTAACTAA